One region of Blastocatellia bacterium genomic DNA includes:
- a CDS encoding C25 family cysteine peptidase — ASYDPKNYLGLGEADVVPTKLIDTSLMETASDDWYAEMGSEGLAAMAVGRLPVRSSTEAAALVAKIVSYEQAARPEGVLLVSDDDSEGVSFEVASNELRGVIQPGQQVEQINRGSMDAMAAKGRLLDALNRGPRIVNYYGHGNAGFWRGNLLTSADAAQLTNGGNLSLFVMMTCLNGYFQDPTDESLGESLLRAKGGAIAVWASTGMSEPGSESVMGMEMFRRLSDQGNGLTVGDAALRAKGAVRSLDARRTFILLGDPATRLR; from the coding sequence CGCCAGCTATGACCCGAAGAATTACCTGGGGCTGGGGGAGGCGGACGTGGTGCCGACGAAGCTTATAGATACGAGCCTGATGGAGACGGCGAGCGACGACTGGTATGCGGAGATGGGTAGCGAGGGGCTGGCGGCGATGGCTGTGGGGCGGCTGCCGGTGCGCTCGTCAACGGAAGCCGCTGCCCTGGTCGCCAAGATCGTCAGCTACGAGCAGGCAGCGCGGCCCGAAGGCGTACTGCTGGTTTCTGACGACGATAGCGAAGGCGTCAGCTTTGAAGTCGCGAGCAACGAGCTGCGCGGCGTGATTCAGCCCGGCCAGCAGGTCGAACAGATCAATCGCGGCAGCATGGACGCGATGGCCGCGAAAGGCCGTCTGCTCGACGCGCTCAACCGCGGCCCGCGCATCGTCAACTATTACGGTCATGGCAACGCCGGCTTCTGGCGCGGCAACCTGTTGACCTCTGCCGACGCGGCACAGCTCACAAACGGCGGCAATCTGTCCTTGTTTGTGATGATGACTTGCTTGAATGGCTACTTCCAGGACCCGACCGACGAGAGTCTCGGCGAGTCGTTGCTGCGGGCGAAAGGCGGAGCCATCGCCGTGTGGGCTTCGACAGGCATGAGCGAGCCCGGCAGCGAATCTGTGATGGGCATGGAGATGTTCCGCCGTCTGTCCGATCAGGGGAATGGCCTGACGGTCGGCGACGCGGCGCTCCGGGCCAAGGGCGCAGTGCGCAGCCTTGACGCGCGGCGTACCTTCATTCTGCTCGGCGACCCGGCGACCCGTCTGCGGTGA
- a CDS encoding PqqD family protein gives MNRQAILPAAREEGLIIQEMADEVLVYDRERYKAHCLNKTAALVWRHCDGKRSAADIARLLEDEIHLPVEEAVVWLGVEQLQRAHLLAEGASRLRPRGISRRQALQKIGWAAAIGLPLVTSIIAPRAVEASTCSITCSTDSQCIATPGCPPSCFMGSCNAG, from the coding sequence ATGAACCGCCAAGCGATTCTGCCGGCAGCACGAGAAGAAGGTTTGATCATTCAAGAGATGGCAGACGAGGTGCTGGTCTATGATCGTGAGCGGTACAAGGCCCACTGTTTGAACAAGACTGCCGCGCTGGTCTGGCGGCACTGCGACGGCAAGCGGTCAGCCGCCGACATCGCCCGGCTTTTAGAAGATGAGATACACCTGCCCGTAGAGGAAGCGGTCGTCTGGCTGGGCGTCGAGCAATTGCAAAGGGCGCACCTGCTCGCCGAAGGCGCGAGCCGCTTGAGACCGCGGGGCATCAGCCGGCGCCAGGCGCTTCAGAAGATCGGCTGGGCGGCAGCGATTGGCCTGCCGCTGGTGACTTCGATCATCGCGCCGCGGGCCGTCGAAGCCAGCACCTGCTCGATCACTTGCTCCACCGACAGCCAGTGCATCGCCACGCCGGGGTGTCCGCCCTCCTGCTTCATGGGGTCGTGTAATGCCGGTTGA
- a CDS encoding nucleotidyltransferase family protein, whose translation MSNNDKGALVAKALAGAWRREPPAFDLTLEELTIIAPLLLGSGAGALGWWRVRDTHLKTAAVAGELQRAYQFHAIRAALHEQELREVVALLRAADVEPILVKGWAIGRLYPETGLRPYGDLDLCFRPEQFSKAVTILETPDCHKYHVDMHDGFAKLDGVSAGHLYAGSQLVRLGDTDVRVLSPEDHLRLLCTHLLQHGAYRPLWLCDVAVALESRAASFDWDRCLTADRRKADWVACTIGLAHRLLGVEIADMPRAARARKLPGWLLSHVLKQWQAPYATRQSHLQMRYDRPMAHHLLHPAGALAALRRRWPDPLEATFKLRGAANDLPRLPFQIGYGLLRAARFLAELPKSRRSS comes from the coding sequence ATGAGCAACAACGACAAAGGCGCCCTGGTTGCGAAGGCCTTGGCCGGGGCATGGCGTCGCGAGCCTCCGGCGTTCGACCTCACCCTCGAAGAACTGACGATCATCGCGCCGCTGCTGCTCGGCTCAGGGGCAGGGGCGCTGGGCTGGTGGCGCGTCCGCGATACTCATCTTAAAACGGCGGCGGTTGCCGGCGAGCTACAACGGGCTTACCAGTTTCATGCGATTCGCGCCGCCTTGCATGAGCAGGAGCTTCGCGAAGTCGTCGCTCTGCTGCGCGCTGCGGATGTCGAGCCGATACTGGTCAAAGGCTGGGCGATTGGCCGGCTCTATCCCGAAACCGGCTTGCGGCCCTATGGCGACCTCGATCTCTGTTTTCGACCTGAGCAATTCTCGAAAGCCGTGACCATCCTCGAAACTCCCGACTGTCACAAATACCATGTGGATATGCACGACGGGTTCGCGAAGCTGGACGGCGTCAGCGCCGGTCACTTGTATGCCGGTTCGCAGTTGGTGAGGCTCGGTGATACAGACGTGCGCGTCTTGAGCCCGGAAGATCACCTGCGCCTTTTATGCACGCACCTGCTCCAGCACGGCGCCTATCGCCCTCTATGGTTGTGCGACGTGGCCGTGGCGCTGGAGTCGCGCGCGGCGAGCTTTGACTGGGATCGCTGCCTGACCGCCGACCGTCGCAAAGCCGACTGGGTGGCATGTACGATTGGTCTGGCGCACCGGCTACTCGGAGTCGAAATCGCTGATATGCCGCGGGCCGCGAGAGCCAGGAAACTGCCCGGCTGGCTCCTCTCCCATGTGCTGAAACAATGGCAAGCGCCTTACGCGACCCGGCAGTCGCATTTGCAAATGCGATACGACCGACCGATGGCTCATCATCTGCTTCACCCCGCCGGGGCGCTCGCCGCGCTGCGCCGGCGCTGGCCTGACCCGCTGGAAGCGACTTTCAAATTAAGAGGCGCGGCGAACGATCTGCCGCGGCTCCCCTTTCAAATCGGCTATGGCCTCTTGCGCGCGGCCCGATTCCTGGCCGAGTTGCCGAAATCGCGGCGCTCCTCGTAA
- the ftsZ gene encoding cell division protein FtsZ — MAVDERKGLIIFDDSDQPVTGAKIKVIGVGGGGGNAINRMIEAGIEGVQFLVANTDLQALKSSRASIKIQIGEKLTRGLGAGGDPEIGRQSALEDTEKIIEALEGSDMVFITTGLGGGTGTGAAPILASLATELGALTVAVVTKPFRFEGRRRQRQAEQGLNELRECVDTVITIPNERLLNAVARGTPFLESFKLADDVLRQAVQGISDIITVPGLINVDFADVKTIMAGMGMALMGTGSAAGENRALEATQRAISSPLLEEASIEGAKGLLVNVTGGTDLTLFEVNEAMSIIHDSADPDANIIFGAVLDERLADEMKITVIATGFDRAATAAEPAPRTYTAPAPAAPATTATPGGTTGPLRRDDLDVPAFIRKKAD, encoded by the coding sequence ATGGCAGTGGATGAACGCAAAGGACTCATCATATTCGACGATTCGGACCAGCCCGTCACTGGCGCCAAGATCAAGGTGATCGGCGTCGGCGGCGGTGGCGGCAACGCCATCAACCGCATGATCGAGGCCGGCATCGAAGGCGTGCAATTTCTGGTCGCTAACACCGACCTGCAAGCGCTCAAAAGCTCTCGCGCTTCCATCAAGATTCAGATCGGCGAAAAGCTGACGCGGGGCCTTGGTGCCGGCGGCGACCCGGAGATCGGACGCCAGTCGGCGCTCGAAGACACCGAGAAGATCATCGAAGCGCTCGAAGGCTCCGACATGGTCTTCATCACCACGGGTCTCGGCGGCGGCACCGGCACGGGCGCGGCGCCGATACTCGCGAGCCTCGCCACCGAGCTGGGCGCACTGACGGTCGCGGTCGTCACCAAGCCCTTCCGTTTCGAGGGCCGGCGTCGCCAGCGCCAGGCCGAACAGGGCCTCAACGAGCTGCGCGAGTGCGTTGACACAGTCATCACTATCCCGAACGAGCGCTTGCTGAACGCGGTGGCGCGCGGCACCCCGTTTCTCGAATCCTTCAAGCTCGCCGACGACGTGCTGCGCCAGGCCGTGCAGGGCATCTCTGACATCATCACCGTGCCGGGCCTGATCAACGTTGACTTTGCCGACGTCAAGACGATCATGGCCGGCATGGGCATGGCGCTGATGGGCACAGGTTCCGCGGCGGGCGAAAACCGCGCCCTGGAAGCAACGCAACGCGCCATCTCCAGCCCGTTGCTCGAAGAAGCCTCCATCGAAGGCGCCAAGGGGTTGCTGGTCAACGTTACAGGCGGCACCGACCTGACGCTGTTCGAGGTCAACGAAGCCATGTCGATCATCCACGACTCGGCTGACCCGGACGCCAACATCATCTTCGGCGCAGTGCTGGACGAGCGCCTGGCCGACGAGATGAAGATTACCGTGATCGCCACAGGGTTTGACCGCGCGGCGACAGCGGCAGAGCCCGCGCCGCGCACCTACACGGCGCCCGCGCCCGCTGCGCCGGCAACCACTGCCACGCCCGGCGGCACAACCGGGCCCTTGCGCCGCGACGATTTAGACGTTCCCGCTTTCATCCGCAAGAAAGCCGATTAA
- the ftsA gene encoding cell division protein FtsA, producing the protein MAKGSRHIAALDIGTTEVRAVVGEIADNDKLEIIGVGRAPSRGVRKGVVVNIEATVDAIKQAVEEAEMMAGVPVDAAYVSMGGAQVRGINSRGVIAISRRNRDITEEDVYRVIDQARAISVPTDREIVDVLPQEFTVDGQDGIGNPIGFLGMRLEAAVHVVTSPITARQNVVTSVNRAGIHVTDTVVNHVAGGEATLTPDEKEYGAAVLDMGADITNLTIFFRDAVRHTAVFPMGGNHFTNDIAVGLRTPVPEAERIKQHEGCALAGLMAESERSRMVEVPSVGGRPARMLSRQILCEILQPRAEEIFSHAAEEIQRAGFERQILSSVVMIGGGALMDGVVEMAEQVLDLPARHGMPDFVGGLTGEIDSPAFATVVGALLYGFHKQMNMKKIHSLKDGAPKQEGFWKRWFR; encoded by the coding sequence ATGGCTAAGGGAAGCAGACACATTGCCGCGCTCGACATTGGCACCACGGAGGTGCGCGCCGTCGTCGGCGAGATTGCGGATAACGATAAGCTCGAAATCATCGGCGTCGGGCGCGCGCCGTCGCGCGGCGTTCGCAAAGGCGTCGTCGTCAACATCGAAGCGACCGTTGACGCCATCAAACAGGCGGTCGAAGAAGCCGAGATGATGGCCGGCGTGCCGGTGGACGCGGCGTACGTCAGTATGGGCGGAGCCCAGGTGCGCGGCATAAACTCGCGCGGCGTCATCGCCATCAGCCGCCGCAATCGCGACATCACCGAAGAAGACGTGTACCGCGTCATCGACCAGGCGCGCGCCATCAGCGTGCCGACCGACCGCGAGATCGTTGACGTGCTGCCGCAGGAGTTCACCGTAGACGGCCAGGATGGCATCGGCAACCCCATCGGCTTTCTCGGCATGCGGCTTGAGGCCGCCGTTCATGTGGTCACTTCGCCCATTACGGCGCGGCAGAACGTCGTCACCTCGGTGAACCGCGCCGGCATCCACGTGACCGACACGGTGGTCAACCACGTTGCCGGCGGCGAAGCGACGCTGACGCCGGACGAGAAAGAGTATGGCGCCGCGGTGCTCGACATGGGCGCAGACATCACGAACCTGACGATCTTTTTCCGCGACGCGGTGCGCCACACGGCGGTCTTTCCGATGGGCGGCAACCACTTCACCAACGACATCGCCGTGGGCCTGCGCACGCCGGTGCCCGAAGCCGAGCGCATCAAGCAGCACGAAGGCTGCGCGCTGGCCGGGCTGATGGCCGAAAGCGAGCGCAGCCGCATGGTCGAAGTGCCGTCGGTGGGCGGGCGCCCTGCGCGCATGCTCAGCCGGCAGATCCTCTGCGAGATTTTGCAGCCGCGCGCCGAAGAGATTTTCTCGCACGCGGCGGAAGAGATTCAGCGCGCCGGCTTCGAGCGGCAAATACTCTCAAGCGTCGTGATGATCGGCGGCGGCGCGCTGATGGATGGCGTCGTCGAGATGGCCGAGCAGGTACTCGACTTGCCGGCGCGTCATGGCATGCCGGACTTCGTCGGCGGGTTGACGGGCGAGATTGACAGCCCGGCGTTTGCGACCGTCGTCGGCGCTTTGCTCTATGGTTTCCACAAGCAAATGAATATGAAAAAGATTCATTCGCTGAAAGATGGCGCGCCCAAGCAAGAGGGCTTTTGGAAGCGCTGGTTTCGTTAA
- a CDS encoding FtsQ-type POTRA domain-containing protein has translation MAIAQRGEPRGRAQVVAPRAPRRLQQSRSRGSRARLGERLKSAAVLVKPAVVLITIALLIVGYNALAGSRFFELHYINVSQASPALQAEIEQTVKRAVGQTKLLDVSLAALKEKVEKLPQVRTATVARLLPDGLFVQVVERHPAVLVRRQSASQEEKLVWLDEDAVEMGEFAAVNAGAQTGEMREVPPIAKGFEDGNRSQAAVNADRERIAVYKKLEGELGDGASSLWNLIDEIDLRDVKDVNLSLARPHVLIHVGSTDFRKRFEIALTIIQAAKSGDAEALRRMRTPEQRIEQLIQNANNFSFIDTARSDRIVVNFASPGVTQAPVQQETKPTQGKKR, from the coding sequence TTGGCAATAGCTCAAAGGGGTGAGCCCAGAGGGCGCGCACAAGTTGTCGCGCCGCGCGCGCCGCGTCGGTTGCAGCAGTCGCGCTCGCGCGGCAGCCGCGCGCGACTCGGCGAGCGGTTGAAATCGGCAGCGGTGCTGGTCAAGCCGGCTGTGGTTTTGATCACCATCGCGCTGTTGATCGTCGGGTATAACGCACTGGCCGGCTCGCGGTTCTTCGAGTTGCATTACATCAATGTCAGCCAGGCCAGCCCGGCGTTGCAGGCCGAGATCGAGCAGACAGTGAAGCGCGCCGTCGGCCAGACGAAACTGCTTGACGTCAGCCTTGCCGCGTTGAAGGAGAAGGTCGAAAAGCTGCCGCAGGTGCGCACGGCCACGGTGGCGCGATTGCTGCCCGACGGTCTTTTCGTGCAGGTGGTCGAGCGTCACCCGGCGGTGCTGGTGCGCCGGCAATCCGCCTCGCAGGAAGAAAAGCTCGTCTGGCTTGATGAAGACGCGGTGGAGATGGGCGAGTTCGCCGCCGTCAACGCCGGCGCTCAGACCGGCGAGATGCGCGAGGTGCCGCCCATCGCCAAGGGCTTTGAAGATGGCAACCGCTCGCAGGCAGCGGTCAATGCCGACCGCGAACGCATCGCGGTCTATAAGAAGTTAGAGGGCGAGCTGGGCGACGGCGCGTCGTCGCTGTGGAACTTGATTGACGAGATTGATCTGCGCGATGTCAAGGACGTGAATCTGAGCCTCGCCCGCCCGCACGTTCTGATTCACGTCGGCAGCACAGACTTTCGCAAGCGCTTCGAAATCGCGCTGACGATCATCCAGGCGGCCAAGAGCGGCGACGCCGAAGCCTTGCGCCGTATGCGGACGCCTGAGCAGAGAATTGAACAATTGATCCAGAACGCCAACAACTTCAGCTTCATTGACACGGCGCGCTCGGATCGCATCGTTGTAAACTTCGCCTCCCCCGGCGTAACCCAGGCCCCGGTGCAGCAGGAAACTAAACCGACACAGGGCAAGAAGAGGTGA
- the murC gene encoding UDP-N-acetylmuramate--L-alanine ligase codes for MLFRRVRHIHFVGIGGIGMSGIAKVLLSLGMNFRVTGSDAKRSSITDSLEEMGATIWEGHAGEHIAGADVVVCSSAVRNDNPEVTAAHQRLVPVIPRAEMLAELMRLYRYGIAVAGTHGKTTTTSMISHMMTLADFDPTIVVGGRVTTLASNAQVGHGDYIVVEADESDGSLLQLTPTIAVLTNIDADHLDHFTGGIEEIKECFVDFANRVPFYGTIVLCLDDQNVQAIIPEVTRRKVSYGLAAQADVSAWNIQLNTAFGSEFTVRAFGKEAGLVKLWVPGLHNVYNAMATIAVGLDLNIEFDRIVEALASFRGAERRFQIKGEKHDILVVDDYGHHPTEIKATLSAARTSGRRVVTLFQPHRYTRTRDLFDDFARSFYGADVLLVADIYAASEDPIEGVSSRAMAEQTERFGHRHVEYIGPLSNAAKRLKEIVQPYDLVLTLGAGNVYQAGEELLKIL; via the coding sequence ATGCTTTTTCGTAGAGTCAGACACATTCATTTCGTCGGCATCGGCGGCATTGGCATGAGCGGCATTGCCAAAGTGCTGCTGTCGCTCGGCATGAATTTCCGAGTCACCGGCAGCGATGCCAAGCGTTCGTCCATCACCGACAGCCTCGAAGAGATGGGCGCGACCATTTGGGAAGGCCATGCCGGCGAGCACATTGCCGGGGCCGACGTCGTCGTCTGCTCGTCGGCGGTGCGCAACGATAACCCCGAAGTGACCGCGGCGCACCAGCGATTGGTTCCCGTGATCCCGCGCGCCGAGATGTTGGCCGAGCTGATGCGCCTCTACCGCTACGGCATCGCGGTCGCCGGCACGCATGGCAAGACGACGACGACGTCGATGATTTCGCACATGATGACGCTGGCCGATTTCGACCCGACGATTGTCGTCGGCGGCCGCGTGACGACGCTGGCGTCGAACGCCCAGGTCGGTCACGGCGACTACATCGTCGTCGAGGCGGACGAGTCCGACGGCTCGCTGCTGCAACTGACGCCGACGATTGCCGTGCTGACCAACATTGACGCGGATCACCTGGACCACTTCACAGGCGGCATCGAAGAGATCAAAGAATGCTTCGTGGATTTCGCCAATCGCGTGCCGTTTTACGGAACGATTGTGCTGTGCCTGGACGACCAGAACGTTCAGGCGATTATTCCTGAAGTCACGCGGCGCAAAGTCAGTTACGGGCTGGCGGCGCAGGCCGACGTGTCGGCGTGGAATATTCAACTGAACACTGCCTTCGGCTCGGAATTCACGGTGCGGGCTTTCGGCAAAGAAGCGGGGCTGGTCAAGCTCTGGGTGCCGGGCCTGCACAACGTCTACAACGCGATGGCGACCATCGCTGTCGGGCTCGATCTCAATATCGAGTTTGATCGCATCGTCGAGGCGCTCGCCAGCTTTCGCGGCGCCGAGCGGCGCTTTCAGATCAAAGGCGAGAAGCACGACATACTGGTGGTGGATGATTATGGTCACCACCCGACCGAGATCAAGGCGACGCTGTCAGCGGCGCGCACCTCTGGCCGCCGCGTCGTCACCTTGTTTCAGCCGCACCGCTATACGCGGACGCGCGACCTGTTCGATGATTTCGCGCGCTCGTTTTATGGCGCAGACGTCTTGCTGGTGGCTGACATCTACGCCGCCAGCGAAGACCCGATTGAAGGCGTCAGCAGCCGTGCGATGGCCGAGCAGACCGAGCGCTTCGGCCATCGGCACGTCGAATACATCGGGCCGCTATCGAACGCGGCCAAGCGACTGAAAGAGATCGTCCAGCCCTACGATCTCGTTCTAACGCTCGGAGCCGGCAACGTCTACCAGGCAGGAGAAGAGTTGCTGAAGATTCTTTGA
- the murG gene encoding undecaprenyldiphospho-muramoylpentapeptide beta-N-acetylglucosaminyltransferase, translating to MRVIIAAGGTGGHIYPGVAIAREFKRRDAATDILFVGTPRGLESKIVPREGFQLEMIQVGALKGVSLFAKTKSLAGLPLSFVAALGILRRFKPDVVIGVGGYSSGPTLLMAALKRIPTMIVEPNAMPGFTNRVLARFVGAAALTFEDALKYFGKRGVVTGNPVRGDFAGIQKKARGACLNVLVFGGSQGAHAINVAMTEAAGLLTAQKERMAIVHQTGEKDYEMVERAYNEAGLTEAEVKPFIHDMAARFAWADVLICRSGATTVAEVAAAGKAAIFVPFPFATDDHQRKNAEAFERVGAARMILQKDLTPARLADVLQQLLDNPGALDQMEAASRQLGRPDSAARAVDLAMQAASGRKKEAGGRKPEAE from the coding sequence ATGAGAGTAATCATCGCAGCCGGCGGCACCGGCGGGCACATCTATCCGGGCGTGGCGATTGCCCGAGAGTTTAAGCGGCGCGACGCGGCAACCGATATTCTTTTCGTCGGCACGCCACGCGGCCTGGAATCGAAGATCGTGCCGCGCGAAGGCTTTCAGCTTGAGATGATTCAGGTCGGCGCGCTCAAAGGCGTCTCGCTCTTTGCAAAAACCAAATCGCTCGCCGGCCTGCCCTTGAGCTTTGTCGCGGCGCTCGGCATACTGCGGCGCTTCAAGCCGGACGTGGTCATCGGCGTCGGTGGCTATTCGTCGGGGCCGACGCTGCTGATGGCGGCGCTCAAGCGCATCCCGACGATGATCGTCGAGCCGAACGCGATGCCGGGTTTTACGAACCGCGTGCTGGCGCGCTTTGTCGGCGCAGCCGCTCTGACCTTTGAAGACGCGCTCAAGTATTTCGGCAAGCGCGGCGTCGTGACCGGCAACCCTGTGCGCGGCGATTTTGCCGGCATTCAGAAGAAAGCGCGCGGCGCGTGCTTGAATGTGCTGGTCTTCGGCGGCAGCCAGGGCGCGCATGCCATCAACGTGGCGATGACCGAAGCGGCGGGTTTGCTGACGGCGCAAAAAGAGCGCATGGCTATCGTCCATCAGACAGGTGAGAAGGATTACGAAATGGTCGAGCGCGCTTACAACGAAGCGGGATTGACGGAGGCAGAAGTGAAGCCGTTCATTCACGACATGGCGGCGCGCTTTGCGTGGGCGGACGTGTTGATTTGCCGGAGCGGCGCAACGACCGTGGCCGAAGTCGCGGCGGCGGGCAAGGCGGCGATCTTCGTCCCCTTCCCTTTCGCCACCGACGATCATCAGCGCAAGAACGCCGAAGCGTTCGAGCGCGTCGGCGCCGCTCGCATGATTTTGCAGAAGGATTTGACGCCGGCGCGGCTCGCCGATGTGTTACAGCAGTTGCTTGATAACCCCGGCGCGCTTGACCAGATGGAAGCGGCCAGCCGCCAGCTTGGGCGGCCCGATTCCGCCGCGCGCGCTGTCGATTTAGCTATGCAGGCGGCCAGTGGTAGGAAGAAGGAAGCAGGAGGCAGGAAGCCGGAGGCAGAATAA
- the ftsW gene encoding putative lipid II flippase FtsW, with protein MAIDYRTATPRWKREADWQARRAAESRSAGRELGVDRILLLIVLALTLFGAVMVYSASAIIAEKSFGNQFHFLYKQGVWALVGLVAMAIGMKIDYRHYKQPRIVFPLLAVTAAMLVVVLFLPKVNETHRWIRYAGFSLQPSEVAKLALTAYLAYLIESRERELDDFKRVFIPATVVGGFIIVMVAAEPDLGTAMALGIVYLTVTFYAGVPLRYLALVGAAALPGLAGMLLLVPWRLQRLMDFLDPWKNQTTSSFQVVQSLIAVGSGGAQGVGFAQGKQKLFYLPAPHTDFIFAVIGEELGLIGSVAVVGMFALLAWRGFRAARSAPDLFGQLLATGLTVMIIAQALFNISVTLSLVPTKGIPLPFISSGGSSLAISLFAAGVLLNVSKHEKA; from the coding sequence ATGGCGATTGATTACCGAACCGCGACGCCGCGATGGAAGCGCGAAGCCGACTGGCAGGCGCGGCGCGCCGCCGAGTCGCGCTCCGCCGGGCGCGAGCTGGGCGTAGATAGAATCTTACTGCTCATTGTGCTGGCGCTGACCTTGTTCGGCGCGGTGATGGTCTACTCGGCGTCGGCGATCATCGCCGAGAAGAGCTTTGGCAATCAGTTTCACTTTCTCTACAAGCAAGGGGTGTGGGCGCTGGTCGGGCTGGTCGCGATGGCTATCGGGATGAAGATCGATTATCGCCATTACAAGCAGCCCAGAATCGTCTTCCCGTTGCTGGCCGTGACCGCTGCGATGCTCGTCGTCGTGTTGTTTCTGCCGAAGGTGAACGAGACGCACCGCTGGATTCGTTATGCAGGCTTTTCACTGCAACCGTCGGAGGTCGCCAAACTGGCTCTCACAGCCTATTTGGCGTACTTGATCGAGAGCCGCGAGCGCGAGCTGGACGATTTCAAGCGCGTCTTCATTCCGGCAACCGTGGTCGGCGGATTCATCATTGTGATGGTCGCTGCCGAGCCCGACCTGGGCACGGCGATGGCGCTCGGCATCGTCTATTTGACGGTGACGTTTTATGCCGGCGTGCCGCTGCGCTATCTGGCGCTGGTCGGCGCGGCGGCGCTGCCGGGGCTTGCGGGGATGCTGTTGCTGGTGCCCTGGCGCTTGCAGCGGCTGATGGACTTTCTCGACCCGTGGAAGAACCAGACGACGTCGAGCTTTCAGGTGGTGCAGTCGTTGATCGCCGTCGGCAGCGGCGGCGCGCAGGGCGTCGGCTTCGCGCAGGGCAAGCAGAAGTTGTTTTACCTGCCGGCGCCGCACACCGACTTTATCTTTGCAGTGATTGGCGAAGAACTGGGGCTGATCGGCTCGGTAGCGGTCGTCGGCATGTTCGCGCTGCTGGCGTGGCGCGGTTTCCGCGCGGCGCGCTCGGCGCCCGACCTGTTCGGGCAGTTGCTAGCGACCGGGCTAACGGTGATGATCATCGCCCAGGCGCTTTTTAACATCAGTGTGACGCTGTCGCTCGTGCCGACCAAAGGCATACCGCTGCCGTTCATCAGCTCGGGCGGCTCGTCGCTGGCCATCTCGCTGTTCGCAGCCGGCGTGCTGCTGAACGTGTCGAAGCACGAGAAAGCATGA